TCAATAACCTTAAGGAGATAAGAATGGTCAAGTTCACCTATCTGGTACTCACGAACGCGGTTCCGGGGCGTGAAGAAGAGTTCAATCGCTGGTATACCGAGCAGCACCTTCCAGACGTGTTGCGCGTACCGGGCGTGGTGAGCGCACAGCGCTTCAGTCGCACGGAGCAGCAGCGAAAAGCGGGGCCTCATCCGTGGCAGTACCTGGCACTCTATAACTGCGAGGCCGCTGACCCGCAGGTCGTCACAGATGGGATCCAGGCTCGCGTCAACACAGCGGAGATGCAAATGAGTGACACGGTGGGCGATGTCAAATATGGTTGCTATTTCGAGCCAATCACCGAGGTGATTCGCAGTAAGTAGACGGCATGGAAGTACCTGCTTTCCCGTCGTCTCAAAGATGAGTCGGGTAGAAGCTCAACAGCTTCTCCGCCACGTGAGGCGACGGGCCAGGGCGGGTCGCTTACTCCGCCGTAGCGGCGATGGAAGGCCATGCAACCCGGTGCGAGAGCTTGGGACTTGGGCCGAGGAGGCCAGCCTAAAACCTTCAGCGCTGCAATCACATGGGCGACTGCGCTGTTGCCCGTAGCGGATCACGCATCCATTTCGCGGCGCCAGGCTTGCGGGCTCTGCGATGTCCATCTCCGGAATGCGCGAGTAAATGCACTGTGCTCCGAGTACCCAAGTATCCAGGCCACCTCAGCGAGCGAAAGCCGTGGATCTTTTAGGTAATTCTCTGCAATCCGGCGTCTCGTGTCGTCACGTAGCTCGCGAAATTTCAGACCCAGTTTGTCGAGTCGCCGCTGCAACGTGCGGGGGGTCATGTGCATGGAGGAAGCCACTGTTTCAAGGCTCACTTCGCCTTGACGCGCGAGCCCGGCTACCGCTTGCCTGATGGCATGTTCCATGTCATCCATCTTCGGCATGGCACCCAGCAGAGCCTGTACCTGAAGCTCCATGATTCGCAGTAGCGCTTCATCAGGTTGACGCAGAGGCGCCTGCAAAAGGTCGACGGGGAAGCGCAGACTCGTCTCCGGTTGGTCGAACTTCACCGGGCAGCCGAAGTATGCAAGATAAGGGGTGGTGTCTTGAGGTGTTGCGTTAACAAAGCACACCTCCTCCAGCCTCACATCACCATCTGTCATGGCTCGCGTGAAACGGGTCATCGCAGCCAAGGCCGTTTCGTCAACGAGCGGCCCCGTTGGTTCCGTCGAACGGGGCCACGTCATCACGACGGACTTACCTTCGGTTCTTAGCTCCGCCGGCGTAACGTTTGCAACCACACGGTCGTACTGTTGCCAGCGTTGCAAGACAGCCCCGACGTCAGGGCAAGCCCCAAGTGCGTATCCAAGCACGCCGAGATGCGCAGGCGCAATGCGCTGGCCAACGTGCAATCCGAGGAGCGGATCATTGCAAACCTCGGCGGCACGCTCAAGCAAACGCCGCCAGTGATCGAGCGCGTAGAGTCGCACTTCCTGGCAATTAGGGCTGGATTCCCCCAGCACATGCACGGCATCCAGCCCTTGGTCCTGCAAGTAGTCGAAAAGCAGGTTCACGTAGGTGCTGGCGTAGTAAGCGGTGGGCGCGGACATGGGATGACAATGAACAATGTCGCGAAGTGTCAAGAAAGTGTCGAGGACTGTCAATGCGGAGGGTCACCAGTTTGATCAAACTGTCGGCAAGCCAAGCGAACAGGAGTCTAAATTGCCGTCCGATATGATGAACTGGCTGCATTCCATATTTGGGAAGTCCGTGGATTGGAAGCAGGCGTTCATGCTCAGCATGGTTCCTCTCTTCATCATTGCATTCAGTCTCGAGACCCTGATCAATCGAAGGCGTAGAGCCGAATCGACACTGAACTGGAAAGAGGTGTGGGCGAACATCGCATTGGGCACCACTTACCAGATCATGGAGCCCCTGGGAGTGGCTCTTGTGACAGGATCCATCTATGCGTGGGTATATTCAAAACGTTTGTTTGATATCCCGGTGGACGGTTGGACCATTCTCCCAATCATTCTGTCGGTCGAGTTCTGCTACTACTGGTTTCATCGCGCCAGCCATCGAATCCGCTGGTTTTGGGCGGCGCACGTCGTTCATCATACCGGCGAGAACATGAACTTCACTACGGCGGCACGACAATCGATGCTCAATGTGGTCGCTGGGAGTTTCATCTTTTTCCTTCCTCCCGTGCTCCTCGGTGTGCCGCCGGCCGCAGTCGCACTCATCCTGGCCGTGAATCTGTCCTATCAGTATTTCATTCATACCGAACTGATCCGCCGCCTTCCTGGCTGGATTGAGTACATCTTCAATACACCGTCCCATCACCGTGCCCATCATGGCCGAAACGACCAATATATCGACAAGAACTACGGTGGCATGTTGATCATTTTCGATCGCATGTTTGGCACTTTCGAAGAAGAACGGGAGACGGTGCAATACGGCATCACCCAACAGATTAAGTCCTACAATATCCTGGTGCTGAATCTCCACGAGTTTGTCGACATGTGGCGTGACGTGATGTCACCGGGGCCCGTGTGGCAGCGACTGCAACACCTGTGGCGGCCGCCGGAATGGGTGCGCCGTGGTCATGAACCCATCCACACATGGACGGTGGACAGGAACGAGCCGACCGGCAGTGAGTCGACACCCACTCCGTCAACGTCCGCTACCTGAGAGCCAACTCATGCATCGCCTCTCTCAAATATACCTGGCCGTTTCGGCACTGGCTTTCCTGCTAATTGGCTTGCATACGTTTCACGACCCCGCTACGGCAATGGCGGGCCTCGATATGCAACCCCA
This Cupriavidus nantongensis DNA region includes the following protein-coding sequences:
- a CDS encoding DUF4286 family protein, translating into MVKFTYLVLTNAVPGREEEFNRWYTEQHLPDVLRVPGVVSAQRFSRTEQQRKAGPHPWQYLALYNCEAADPQVVTDGIQARVNTAEMQMSDTVGDVKYGCYFEPITEVIRSK
- a CDS encoding AraC family transcriptional regulator, which translates into the protein MSAPTAYYASTYVNLLFDYLQDQGLDAVHVLGESSPNCQEVRLYALDHWRRLLERAAEVCNDPLLGLHVGQRIAPAHLGVLGYALGACPDVGAVLQRWQQYDRVVANVTPAELRTEGKSVVMTWPRSTEPTGPLVDETALAAMTRFTRAMTDGDVRLEEVCFVNATPQDTTPYLAYFGCPVKFDQPETSLRFPVDLLQAPLRQPDEALLRIMELQVQALLGAMPKMDDMEHAIRQAVAGLARQGEVSLETVASSMHMTPRTLQRRLDKLGLKFRELRDDTRRRIAENYLKDPRLSLAEVAWILGYSEHSAFTRAFRRWTSQSPQAWRREMDA
- a CDS encoding sterol desaturase family protein, producing MMNWLHSIFGKSVDWKQAFMLSMVPLFIIAFSLETLINRRRRAESTLNWKEVWANIALGTTYQIMEPLGVALVTGSIYAWVYSKRLFDIPVDGWTILPIILSVEFCYYWFHRASHRIRWFWAAHVVHHTGENMNFTTAARQSMLNVVAGSFIFFLPPVLLGVPPAAVALILAVNLSYQYFIHTELIRRLPGWIEYIFNTPSHHRAHHGRNDQYIDKNYGGMLIIFDRMFGTFEEERETVQYGITQQIKSYNILVLNLHEFVDMWRDVMSPGPVWQRLQHLWRPPEWVRRGHEPIHTWTVDRNEPTGSESTPTPSTSAT